In Solanum pennellii chromosome 7, SPENNV200, the following are encoded in one genomic region:
- the LOC114078014 gene encoding uncharacterized protein LOC114078014, giving the protein MDPLKYIFQKTMPTGKLAKWQMLLSEFDIVYVTQKAIKALALADHSQKIPLIKSMNRSRLIFTMKKYHLWVKIFLKRILARDYSLMERLITKEKNYLYNPPVLVPLRDGSPLLLHFSISDNAFGCVLGQHDETGKKERAIYYISKKFTPYESRYTLLERTCCGLTWIAQKLRHYLSSYTTYLICRIDLLKYIFHKAMPTEKLAKWQMLLSEFDIVYVTQKAIKAQALADHLAENPIDEEVANHQGKGIRAVLVSESGQHYPMADACAFGLKMAIVMNVHELLVIGDSDLLIQKVQAEWAVKKPNITPYVQYIQTLCRRFRKIEFRHTPRTQNELADALTTIASMI; this is encoded by the exons ATGGATCCGTTGAagtacattttccagaaaaCAATGCCGACCGGAAAGTTGGCCAAATGGCAGATGcttttgagtgaatttgatattgtgtatgtgactcagaaggCGATAAAAGCACTGGCCTTGGCTGATCACTCACAGAAAATCCCGTTGATCAAGAGTATGAACCGCtcaagacttattttcacgatgaagaagtATCATTTATGGGTGAAGATATTTTTGAAACGTATCCTGGCTagagattattctttgatggagcggcTAATCACCAAGGAAAAG aactatttgtaCAATCCACCGGTATTGGTTCCTCTGCGAGATGGGAGTCCACTGTTACTGCATTTTTCCATCTCAGATAACGCATTTGGATGCGTGCTTGGGCAGCATGACGAAACAGGGAAGAAGGAGCGAGCCATCTATTATATTAGCAAGAAGTTCACGCCATATGAGTCTCGTTACACTCTTTTGGAGAGGACATGTTGTGGTTTGACTTGGATTGCTCAGAAATTGAGgcattatttgtcttcttatactACATATCTCATCTGCAGAATAGATCTGTTGAAGTATATTTTCCATAAAGCGATGCCGACCGAAAAGTTGGCCAAATGGCAGATGcttttgagtgaatttgatattgtgtatgtgactcagaaggCGATAAAAGCACAGGCATTGGCTGATCATCTCGCAGAAAATCCCattgatgaaga AGTGGCAAATCACCAAGGAAAGGGTATCAGAGCGGTCTTAGTGTCAGAATCTGGTCAGCACTATCCTATGGCG GATGCTTGTGCCtttggtttgaaaatggccatAGTAATGAATGTCCACGAGCTgttggttattggagattcagatttattaattcaaaaggTTCAAGCAGAATGGGCCGTGAAGAAGCCGAATATCACGCCATACGTGCAATATATACAGACGTTGTGCAGAAGATTTCGTAAGATtgagttcagacatactcctAGAACACAGAATGAGTTGGCTGATGCTCTTACCACCATTGCCTCAATGATTTAA